A single region of the Chiroxiphia lanceolata isolate bChiLan1 chromosome 22, bChiLan1.pri, whole genome shotgun sequence genome encodes:
- the ENO1 gene encoding alpha-enolase isoform X1 has translation MSFSCPSQIFNVCRRRSSPCLRSLSGWLSAGYPKAAARGCASLDVEVLKMSITKIHAREIFDSRGNPTVEVDLYTNKGLFRAAVPSGASTGIYEALELRDNDKTRYLGKGVSKAVEHVNKTIAPALVSKNVNVVEQEKIDKLMLEMDGTENKSKFGANAILGVSLAVCKAGAAEKGVPLYRHIADLAGNAEVILPVPAFNVINGGSHAGNKLAMQEFMILPVGAESFKEAMRIGAEVYHNLKNVIKEKYGKDATNVGDEGGFAPNILENKEALELLKTAIAKAGYTDKVVIGMDVAASEFYRDGKYDLDFKSPDDPSRYITPDQLADLYKGFVKGYPVVSIEDPFDQDDWAAWKKFTGSAGIQVVGDDLTVTNPKRIAKAVEEKACNCLLLKVNQIGSVTESLQACKLAQSNGWGVMVSHRSGETEDTFIADLVVGLCTGQIKTGAPCRSERLAKYNQLLRIEEELGSKARFAGRNFRNPRVN, from the exons ATGTCCTTCAGCTGCCCGTCTCAAATATTTAACGTTTGCCGTCGGCGCTCCAGTCCGTGCCTGAGGTCTCTTAGCGGGTGGTTAAGTGCTGGTTATCCCAAGGCAGCAGCGCGTGGATGTGCATCCCTGGATGTTGAG GTATTAAAGATGTCCATCACCAAGATCCACGCCCGTGAAATCTTTGACTCTCGTGGGAATCCCACTGTTGAGGTGGACCTGTACACCAACAAAG GTCtgttcagagctgctgttcccagtgGTGCCTCAACTGGAATCTATGAAGCTCTGGAGCTTCGTGACAATGACAAGACACGCTACCTGGGCAAAG GTGTCTCAAAAGCTGTTGAGCACGTCAATAAAACGATTGCACCTGCACTGGTTAGCAAG AATGTCAATGTTGTGGAGCAAGAAAAGATTGACAAACTGATGCTGGAAATGGATGGGACTGAGAATAAAT cCAAATTTGGTGCCAATGCCATCTTGGGTGTGTCTCTGGCTGTGTGCaaagctggtgctgctgagaaGGGTGTCCCCTTGTACCGTCACATCGCCGACCTTGCTGGGAACGCAGAAGTCATTCTCCCAGTTCCT GCTTTCAACGTGATCAACGGTGGCTCCCACGCTGGCAATAAGCTGGCCATGCAGGAGTTCATGATCCTCCCCGTGGGTGCCGAGAGCTTCAAGGAGGCCATGCGCATCGGGGCAGAGGTCTACCACAACCTCAAGAATGTCATCAAGGAGAAGTATGGCAAGGATGCCACCAACGTGGGGGATGAGGGTGGCTTTGCCCCCAACatcctggaaaacaaagaag ccctggagctgctgaagaCGGCGATCGCCAAGGCCGGATACACCGACAAGGTGGTCATTGGCATGGACGTGGCTGCCTCAGAGTTCTACCGGGATGGGAAGTATGACCTGGACTTCAAATCCCCCGATGACCCCAGCAGATACATCACTCCTGACCAGCTGGCTGACCTGTACAAGGGCTTTGTCAAGGGCTACCCCG TGGTGTCCATCGAAGACCCGTTTGACCAGGATGACTGGGCTGCCTGGAAGAAGTtcactggcagtgctggcatCCAGGTGGTTGGTGATGACCTGACTGTGACCAATCCAAAGCGCATTGCCAAGGCTGTGGAGGAGAAAGCCTGCAACTGCCTCCTGCTCAAGGTCAACCAGATCGGCTCCGTGACAGAGTCCCTGCAAGC CTGCAAGCTGGCCCAGTCCAACGGCTGGGGTGTGATGGTGAGTCACCGCTCTGGAGAGACAGAAGATACCTTCATTGCTGACCTGGTCGTGGGTCTCTGCACTGGTCAG ATCAAAACTGGTGCCCCTTGCCGGTCCGAGCGTTTAGCCAAGTACAACCAGCTGCTGAG AATTGAGGAGGAGCTTGGCAGCAAGGCTCGCTTTGCTGGGAGGAACTTCAGGAACCCTCGTGTCAACTAA
- the ENO1 gene encoding alpha-enolase isoform X2 encodes MSITKIHAREIFDSRGNPTVEVDLYTNKGLFRAAVPSGASTGIYEALELRDNDKTRYLGKGVSKAVEHVNKTIAPALVSKNVNVVEQEKIDKLMLEMDGTENKSKFGANAILGVSLAVCKAGAAEKGVPLYRHIADLAGNAEVILPVPAFNVINGGSHAGNKLAMQEFMILPVGAESFKEAMRIGAEVYHNLKNVIKEKYGKDATNVGDEGGFAPNILENKEALELLKTAIAKAGYTDKVVIGMDVAASEFYRDGKYDLDFKSPDDPSRYITPDQLADLYKGFVKGYPVVSIEDPFDQDDWAAWKKFTGSAGIQVVGDDLTVTNPKRIAKAVEEKACNCLLLKVNQIGSVTESLQACKLAQSNGWGVMVSHRSGETEDTFIADLVVGLCTGQIKTGAPCRSERLAKYNQLLRIEEELGSKARFAGRNFRNPRVN; translated from the exons ATGTCCATCACCAAGATCCACGCCCGTGAAATCTTTGACTCTCGTGGGAATCCCACTGTTGAGGTGGACCTGTACACCAACAAAG GTCtgttcagagctgctgttcccagtgGTGCCTCAACTGGAATCTATGAAGCTCTGGAGCTTCGTGACAATGACAAGACACGCTACCTGGGCAAAG GTGTCTCAAAAGCTGTTGAGCACGTCAATAAAACGATTGCACCTGCACTGGTTAGCAAG AATGTCAATGTTGTGGAGCAAGAAAAGATTGACAAACTGATGCTGGAAATGGATGGGACTGAGAATAAAT cCAAATTTGGTGCCAATGCCATCTTGGGTGTGTCTCTGGCTGTGTGCaaagctggtgctgctgagaaGGGTGTCCCCTTGTACCGTCACATCGCCGACCTTGCTGGGAACGCAGAAGTCATTCTCCCAGTTCCT GCTTTCAACGTGATCAACGGTGGCTCCCACGCTGGCAATAAGCTGGCCATGCAGGAGTTCATGATCCTCCCCGTGGGTGCCGAGAGCTTCAAGGAGGCCATGCGCATCGGGGCAGAGGTCTACCACAACCTCAAGAATGTCATCAAGGAGAAGTATGGCAAGGATGCCACCAACGTGGGGGATGAGGGTGGCTTTGCCCCCAACatcctggaaaacaaagaag ccctggagctgctgaagaCGGCGATCGCCAAGGCCGGATACACCGACAAGGTGGTCATTGGCATGGACGTGGCTGCCTCAGAGTTCTACCGGGATGGGAAGTATGACCTGGACTTCAAATCCCCCGATGACCCCAGCAGATACATCACTCCTGACCAGCTGGCTGACCTGTACAAGGGCTTTGTCAAGGGCTACCCCG TGGTGTCCATCGAAGACCCGTTTGACCAGGATGACTGGGCTGCCTGGAAGAAGTtcactggcagtgctggcatCCAGGTGGTTGGTGATGACCTGACTGTGACCAATCCAAAGCGCATTGCCAAGGCTGTGGAGGAGAAAGCCTGCAACTGCCTCCTGCTCAAGGTCAACCAGATCGGCTCCGTGACAGAGTCCCTGCAAGC CTGCAAGCTGGCCCAGTCCAACGGCTGGGGTGTGATGGTGAGTCACCGCTCTGGAGAGACAGAAGATACCTTCATTGCTGACCTGGTCGTGGGTCTCTGCACTGGTCAG ATCAAAACTGGTGCCCCTTGCCGGTCCGAGCGTTTAGCCAAGTACAACCAGCTGCTGAG AATTGAGGAGGAGCTTGGCAGCAAGGCTCGCTTTGCTGGGAGGAACTTCAGGAACCCTCGTGTCAACTAA